Proteins encoded in a region of the Cetobacterium ceti genome:
- a CDS encoding 4Fe-4S binding protein, with protein sequence MYVIDKDTCVGCGSCEGTCPVSAISADDNGKYEIGESCVDCGSCAGVCPVEAIAAGN encoded by the coding sequence ATGTACGTTATAGATAAAGATACATGTGTAGGATGTGGATCATGTGAAGGAACTTGTCCAGTATCAGCAATATCGGCTGATGATAACGGAAAGTACGAGATTGGAGAGTCTTGTGTTGACTGTGGATCATGCGCTGGAGTATGTCCAGTAGAAGCTATTGCAGCTGGAAACTAA
- a CDS encoding 4Fe-4S binding protein: MHVIDKEVCIGCGACEAVCPVSAISADADGKREINDTCIDCGSCAATCPVDAISAE; encoded by the coding sequence ATGCACGTAATAGATAAAGAAGTATGTATAGGTTGTGGAGCTTGTGAGGCAGTATGTCCAGTATCAGCAATATCAGCTGACGCAGATGGAAAAAGAGAAATAAACGATACTTGTATCGACTGTGGATCATGTGCAGCTACATGTCCAGTAGATGCTATATCAGCAGAGTAA